A window of Zavarzinella sp. contains these coding sequences:
- the glgP gene encoding alpha-glucan family phosphorylase: MSKPVVRTFTVLPKLPDQLKKLDELAKNLWWSWHPEAVALFQRIDPDQFEQLDHSPIRLLGKVSTERFEELAKDRGFLAHMDRVAAAFEEYMSTPSWFSENHADANDLRIAYFSAEFGIHESVPVYSGGLGVLAGDHLKSASDLGIPLCGVSLMYREGYFRQYLNADGWQQERYPENDFFTLPLIAEVDEHGKPATISVELPGRSVFARVWRIQVGRVPLYLLDCNIPENNAHDRGITARLYGGDKTTRIEQEIILGIGGLRALRMLGKKPTVAHMNEGHSAFCALERASILIADMGLNFEEAIEVVKAGTVFTTHTPVPAGNETFSIEMIDRYFGEYYTNRLKISRDQFLSLGQDHSHSVTDKFSMTLLAINTSNLSNGVSKLHGVVAREMWQANYPGVPKQEVPITSITNGVHTLSWVAPEIARLYDRYLGRDWQDKPTYFEVWKKVESIPDAELWRSHCRRREALVSIARSRLAKQLTKKGALTSDIKAAEEVLDPDALTIGFARRFATYKRGNLIFRNMERLKKILHNTDRPVQFIFSGKAHPMDDAGKKFIQEVAQRARMPELARRVLFLEDYDMNVARVMVQGVDVWLNNPRRPLEASGTSGMKVCANGGINLSVLDGWWDEGYRPDNGWRIGNGEELADEEYQDLLESNALYDLIEREVVPEFYNRSIDGIPRGWTARMKKSISTNVAVFNTNRMVCEYTEVSYLPAHTRLNRMRVNQYELGKNLAAWRASLLRHWQDIRVESIQEPQSQQHLLGEPLELRAKVHLGSVLKPKDVSVQMYYGPLDSFGQISNAKVAALEPVGGSGPVWDYQLVVPCCTSGQYGYSIRVLPHHTDLPSPFDPALILWS, translated from the coding sequence ATGTCGAAACCTGTGGTCCGTACTTTCACTGTTCTTCCCAAATTGCCTGATCAACTGAAAAAACTGGATGAACTGGCGAAAAATCTCTGGTGGAGCTGGCACCCCGAGGCCGTTGCACTATTTCAACGGATCGATCCTGACCAGTTTGAACAACTCGACCACAGTCCAATTCGCCTGCTGGGAAAGGTCAGCACCGAGAGATTTGAAGAACTGGCCAAAGATCGTGGCTTTTTAGCCCACATGGATCGGGTGGCAGCAGCGTTCGAAGAATATATGTCGACGCCCAGTTGGTTCAGCGAAAACCATGCTGATGCCAACGATCTGCGGATTGCTTACTTCTCCGCCGAGTTTGGCATCCACGAATCGGTGCCCGTCTACTCCGGTGGCCTGGGTGTGCTGGCGGGCGACCATTTGAAATCTGCCAGTGATCTGGGAATCCCACTGTGCGGGGTCAGCCTGATGTATCGGGAAGGCTATTTCCGGCAGTACCTGAATGCGGACGGCTGGCAACAGGAACGCTATCCAGAAAACGATTTTTTCACCCTGCCACTGATTGCTGAAGTGGATGAACATGGCAAGCCAGCAACCATTTCGGTGGAACTGCCCGGCCGATCGGTTTTTGCCCGCGTCTGGCGGATTCAGGTGGGGCGGGTTCCATTGTACCTGCTCGACTGCAATATCCCTGAAAACAACGCCCACGACCGTGGGATTACCGCCCGCCTGTACGGTGGGGATAAAACCACCCGGATTGAGCAGGAAATTATTCTTGGAATTGGCGGCCTGCGTGCCTTGCGGATGCTGGGCAAAAAGCCCACGGTGGCCCACATGAATGAAGGCCATTCCGCATTCTGTGCCCTGGAACGTGCCAGCATTCTGATTGCCGATATGGGCCTTAACTTTGAAGAAGCCATCGAAGTGGTGAAAGCTGGGACGGTCTTTACCACCCATACCCCCGTTCCGGCTGGAAACGAAACGTTTTCGATCGAAATGATCGATCGCTACTTTGGCGAATACTACACCAATCGTCTGAAAATCAGCCGCGATCAGTTCCTCAGCCTCGGGCAGGATCACTCCCACAGTGTGACGGACAAGTTTTCAATGACACTGCTGGCCATCAATACCTCCAACCTCAGCAATGGTGTCAGCAAACTGCATGGCGTGGTGGCACGGGAAATGTGGCAGGCAAATTACCCGGGGGTACCCAAGCAGGAAGTACCGATTACCTCCATTACCAATGGTGTGCACACCTTGAGCTGGGTAGCACCAGAAATCGCCCGCCTGTACGATCGTTATCTCGGACGAGACTGGCAGGACAAGCCCACTTACTTCGAAGTCTGGAAGAAAGTAGAATCAATTCCAGATGCAGAACTGTGGCGTTCCCACTGCCGACGACGGGAAGCTCTCGTTTCGATTGCCCGCAGTCGTCTGGCGAAACAACTGACTAAGAAGGGTGCCTTGACTTCCGACATCAAGGCCGCCGAAGAGGTGCTGGATCCGGATGCCTTAACAATTGGTTTCGCCCGCCGCTTTGCCACCTATAAACGTGGAAATCTGATCTTCCGCAACATGGAGCGGCTGAAGAAAATCCTGCATAATACTGATCGACCAGTGCAGTTTATTTTCTCCGGTAAGGCCCACCCGATGGATGATGCGGGCAAAAAGTTTATTCAGGAAGTGGCCCAGCGTGCCCGCATGCCCGAATTAGCCCGCCGGGTGCTGTTTCTGGAAGATTACGACATGAACGTGGCGCGGGTGATGGTGCAGGGGGTAGATGTGTGGTTGAACAACCCACGTCGTCCGCTGGAAGCTTCTGGCACCAGCGGCATGAAAGTCTGTGCCAACGGTGGCATCAACCTGAGCGTGCTGGATGGCTGGTGGGATGAAGGCTATCGCCCTGATAATGGCTGGCGTATTGGCAACGGCGAAGAACTGGCCGATGAAGAATACCAGGATTTACTGGAAAGTAACGCCTTATACGACCTGATTGAGCGTGAAGTGGTGCCTGAATTTTATAATCGCAGTATCGATGGCATCCCACGTGGCTGGACCGCCCGGATGAAAAAATCGATCAGCACCAACGTAGCGGTATTTAACACCAACCGCATGGTCTGCGAATACACCGAAGTGAGCTATTTACCAGCACACACCCGCCTTAACCGGATGCGGGTAAATCAGTACGAACTGGGTAAAAATCTCGCCGCCTGGCGTGCCAGTTTACTGCGACACTGGCAGGATATTCGGGTAGAAAGCATCCAGGAACCACAATCACAGCAGCATCTGTTGGGTGAACCACTGGAACTGCGGGCCAAAGTTCATCTGGGTAGTGTGCTGAAGCCCAAGGATGTATCGGTGCAGATGTATTACGGCCCACTCGATTCATTCGGGCAGATCAGCAACGCCAAAGTGGCCGCACTGGAGCCAGTGGGTGGCAGCGGTCCTGTGTGGGATTACCAATTGGTGGTACCGTGCTGCACCAGCGGACAATATGGTTACAGCATTCGGGTATTGCCCCACCACACCGATTTGCCATCTCCGTTCGATCCAGCCTTGATTTTGTGGAGCTAA
- a CDS encoding DUF4287 domain-containing protein: MNIVDQAAQTQLENIQKRSGKSLEELFELLRQSGLAKHGELRNWLKNELSMGHGDANMVVHFFLQPKTDTEAPTAATEDLLSGIYTGKKAHLRPIHEKLMSEIASFGDFEVAPKKSYISLRRKKQFAMVGPATQTRVEVGLNMKGLSPTDRLLAMPEGGMCSFKVNLTTVDDVDQELIGWIKQAFDAAG; encoded by the coding sequence ATGAATATTGTCGATCAGGCAGCGCAGACACAACTTGAAAATATCCAGAAGCGTTCTGGGAAATCTCTTGAAGAATTGTTTGAACTGTTAAGGCAAAGTGGGCTCGCAAAACATGGTGAATTGCGGAACTGGCTGAAAAACGAACTGAGTATGGGTCATGGGGATGCCAATATGGTGGTGCATTTCTTTTTGCAGCCGAAAACAGATACTGAGGCTCCAACTGCTGCGACAGAAGATCTTCTTTCTGGCATTTACACAGGCAAAAAGGCCCACCTTCGGCCGATTCATGAGAAATTGATGAGTGAAATCGCCAGTTTTGGTGACTTTGAAGTGGCACCCAAAAAGAGCTACATCAGTCTCAGGCGAAAAAAACAGTTTGCGATGGTGGGACCTGCCACTCAAACCCGTGTGGAAGTGGGGCTGAATATGAAAGGACTTTCACCAACTGATCGGCTGTTAGCAATGCCCGAAGGTGGAATGTGCTCATTCAAAGTAAATCTGACCACAGTCGATGACGTGGATCAGGAACTGATTGGCTGGATCAAACAAGCGTTTGACGCTGCTGGGTGA
- a CDS encoding CoA-transferase, producing the protein MPPTSTELMICCAARALSDRCTVVVGTGIPCAAAMLAQRTHAPNMVICFEAGGVAPQLPALPISVGDSRTFYRGLMAGSMADVMEFAQRGLMDFTFLSGAQIDPFGNLNSTIIGKDYAHPKVRLPGSGGANDLASLCRQTLIIMKHDAKKFVEKLDFLTTPGHLQGGDSRSAAGLPGFGPKLVITDLAVLDFHPQSKRMRIQSLNTGVTPAQVLAATGFPLEIPDNPPTTPAPTAEELRILREEVDPEGIILHRG; encoded by the coding sequence ATTGATGATTTGTTGTGCCGCGCGGGCACTGAGCGACCGTTGTACGGTGGTGGTGGGAACGGGCATTCCCTGTGCCGCAGCGATGCTGGCACAGAGAACCCACGCACCCAACATGGTGATCTGTTTTGAAGCAGGTGGGGTGGCACCACAATTGCCTGCGTTGCCCATCAGCGTGGGTGATTCCCGCACTTTTTACCGTGGTCTGATGGCGGGCAGCATGGCCGATGTAATGGAATTTGCCCAGCGTGGCCTGATGGACTTTACCTTTCTCAGTGGGGCACAGATCGATCCTTTTGGCAATTTGAATTCCACCATTATTGGCAAGGATTATGCCCACCCGAAGGTACGGTTGCCCGGAAGTGGCGGAGCGAACGATCTGGCTTCACTCTGTCGCCAGACGTTGATCATTATGAAGCACGATGCAAAAAAGTTTGTGGAAAAGCTCGACTTTCTGACCACGCCCGGCCACCTGCAGGGTGGGGATAGTCGCAGTGCGGCAGGGTTGCCTGGCTTCGGCCCAAAACTGGTGATCACCGACCTGGCAGTGCTGGATTTTCACCCCCAAAGCAAGCGGATGCGAATCCAGAGTCTGAACACTGGGGTAACCCCAGCGCAAGTGCTTGCTGCTACGGGATTTCCGCTGGAAATTCCAGATAATCCGCCAACCACTCCGGCCCCCACCGCAGAGGAGTTGCGGATCTTGCGTGAAGAGGTCGACCCAGAAGGGATCATCCTGCATCGTGGGTAA